ATCCAAGAATGATCCATTACCGTGTCTAGGCTTGTCCCAAGAGATAAGTCAAACAGGTTCTCAAACTTCCATTTTGTAAGACAGAAACCATTATATTTCAAccagcaaggaaagaaaatcactgGTTGCAGCTGTGGATCTCTGTGACTTGGCTAAGACAAAACCAGTAAGAACTGATTCCAGTTCACTCAGAACTAGGAAAGGATatgttattaaatatttgttctCCAGTCTGCCTGACATAACTGTATTGCCAGAAACACAAGGAACTCAGATTTGCCCTTACCGTGACTCAGTGTTCACTGATGTGTTTTAACATATAAGAATTTCAGTACTTACAGGTATTACTTTTAAGTTAATGAGGGAAAACTCCTCAAATACCAGTCATGTATCGCTGGACACCTTGAACTTTTGTAACtgcaagaacagaggaaaaaatgaaagtgcaCCGTCATGTGCTTGCTGTTAAATGATCTTGCTGAAATGACTTGGAAAAGATAAACATTTATTAGACTTACTCATAATGTGCTGTACGGCTTAGTTTTTTTGTATCCCAATGAGTCTGCCATAATAGTTTACTAACTTCTACTAgaataaatttttgttttcagatactAGATTTTGCGTGTATTAGGTAGCCCACTGTTTTCAGTatgttaaaaatgcaataatCGATTCTCACTTTAGTATCTTTAGCTTTCCACAAGTTAATCGttgcattatttaaataaaaatactcagtACTGAGGATTACTTATaactttgtgtattttattaacCAAAATATCATGTAGAGAGAAATAGATTacaaaaattgaaatgaaatggCTATGGTAATCAGTTTAATAAATTAACTAAGACaagatattaaatatttgtaagaaatcaactgcaaaatgttttactttaagTTGTAGTGTAAAAAGATAAATCCAATTCCATTCTGTATTTATCCTTCTAAgagaaacaatattttatatatgttacTAATACAAGCCACTAACTCAAGTCCCTGTTAAATTACAGGTCAATTGGAAAGTTCTGGAAGGTCAACCAATATTTCAACCAGAAGTACTTTTATAACAAAAGAAGAGAATTTAAAccaatttcattattttgcttaaattaaaaatcacaataCCACTATCACACAGTAAGTCAGGTGTCGTGCCTTAGCCAGATGTGGTGAACAAAGCATGGAAAGCAACAAAGACTTTTTTGTAACAGCAAATACACTGAACAAACCCAGTGATCACATGCATACTACTCTGTTTACATTACAAACTTGTTATGCTGAATTTTGATTGTGCTTAGTTAGTACATAGATTATGAAAAACTGCAGTGATGTATCATGAGGGCAACCTTGGTTTTTGAGTCTCCAAAAGGTATCAAGAATTATcacaacataaaataaaaaggaatggCTCAGTTCTGCAATGTGAGTATTTTTGCATCATCGTGTTGATATcatggaaggggaaaaagtgCTTAGTGATTTGCAGCACTGCACTGCAGTCAAGTAACAAAACTCCCACAAAATATTATgtttattgtattattttattgaGGCCTGAGCCTCCAAGTGCTGGAAGATAAATTAATTCCCGATTCCCAGTGCCATTGTAACCTCTGCACAAATCTAACAGGACAGTGTCATCTAAAAAATTGCTATATTTATGTCTGAAGTTGTTTTATCCAGCAATGTAAGTAACATGAACATAatgaatattttctctttccgCCCCCTGCCTCTGCTTGTTTGCCTGTGCGTGTGACAATGTTTCATGCAGTGGTTTTTATGTGTGAGCAGGTTTATGATCTCCCCCATACAGATGGTACAACAGGAAACTATGGTAGTAAAACTGTGGTGTGTCGGTGtgtgctggcacagcactgaaaaatattttaaatacaaacctCATCTACCTTAGAAAAAGGTCAATGAGAATTGTCTTTTTCAGTCAGTTACCTTAACACTCCACTCACATAGACATTATGCAGCATCTTCCCAAAGATTTTAGTCGGCTGCTCTATATGCTTAAAACTGATGTAAAGACGTCACCTTGTTCTGAGAAGCTGGCCCTGGGTGAAGGGGAAACAGCAGACTTGGGCTGTGACCTTTGTCCtgtccctttccctttcttaacTACCCtggaggagggggctgctgtTGGCTCAAATTTCCTCACTCCTGATTCATGTACAGGATCACACTACTCAATGAAACAGTATCTGGAGAATTTTCTTTTGGATATTAAGGAAAGGACACATTGAAAGATTTCTTAATTAAATAAAGCTTCACTGCAAGTGAAGGAATACAGGGCAAATTTTCTTTGAGGAAGGCAACACTGAAAAGACAGAACACTTATGCCCTAGGGAGAGTTATGACACAGggtaataaaatgtaaaaaagcatCTGCCCCaagttcagatgaaaaaaaaaatcattttggagCACAATGACTGAAAATCAATGGTTTTTACTCTCACATAGAATAATACCGaaacatttggaaagaaaattattgaGAACACAAATGACTTCTCTAATGAGCAGCACGTGTCTTCCAGTTTCCAGAGTGTCTGAACTTTTCTGAACCAAAGACCAACTGGTGTCTTATCAGACTCCCAAGAAGATGCACCAAATCAGCAACAGTACAGAACAGGCTGCTCCCACCTTCCTCCAGACCACCAATGCTTTGATGCAGCACTCCCCTCTTAACTCTGAGAAGCTGACGTTTGGATTGCGCCACTGCATCACGCTGCTTGGATTTGCCATCTGTTATCAGCACACCATCCTCCTCAGCACTGTGGAAAAGGTGCTGATGAGTTACACTTTGCTTACCCTCCACCCCTTCACGGAGCCAGGTCACTCAGTGAAATGTGCTTCTCTGGGCTTCTTGTGTCAGCCCCAGCAGTCTCAACCTCTCTGCTGGAGGAGTGGCAAAGTAGGCTTTTTGCTCCTCCGAATACCTTTCCTTCACTTCAATTATGTCCCTGTAGCGGCCGTCCTGCCAGTGGAAATTGAATTGCTCCAGCAACTCaattcttttctcctctgtgctcACACAGTCAACAGGGTCAGATTGTTCCAGGAATGGTACCTGAATATCTGGGAACAGGAGAAGACCCCGGATAGCAAACCAACCACCATACTTGGGATGGATACATACGCCATAGatcttctggaagaaaaaaaagaaggatctAGGATGTCTCGGTTTGTTTCTGGTAATGGTTGGAGTTCAAAGCATCAAGCTTTGATGCAACTTCTCATGCTCCTAGCCCTCTGCTGGAATgctacacagagaaaaatgcgCTTTCCTGAACATGTGGCTTGAAGCACTGCATTTCATTCCCATTTTCCCATGCCCACACACAACACCCTGTAACGTGGGGAGAGGTccctttttgaaaatgtaacaCGGAAATTAACCACAGTGcaattttttcctcctatttgTAATGCTCCAAATAACAGGTctttttttcacactgaaatTTATTCTCCTGTCTAAGTAGGTTTAATAGATCAAGATATTCTTCTCTATGTATGCATCTGCATACCACCCTGAAGAATCTTGAAATCTTCTGATTTGTCTGAAACactttatacatatatatgtgatACGGACTTTGTATTTTCCTGGAGAAAGAACTAGTGAGTAAACATAGTtgtatgattctgtgattgcaGTTTAGTGGTTCTTCCCAGACTGTTTTTCCctcaccttttttccccaaggatcAAGTTTCACATCCTTCCTTTGGTAGTAAAATGCGGCCCCAGCAACATGGGCAGCTGTCTGCGCCAAGAACTTGGGCTTTCGGCTTGGCAGAATCTCATAATCAAATATGACGTCCACCTTCTGGTCAGGGAATTTctgggaaaattaaaaacatcagcCCAGGCTCATGGAAAAAGATTTGCCAATACATGAGTGCTGGATGCTAGCAAAACAGGCACATGTGAAGCCTGCTTATTTCCCCATCCTGCTACTGAAATCTATTAGAGTGCTTGTGGCcttgggtttttaaaatacGACTGTAAAAAACTCTCCATAGCTACAGGTTGCAACGGCAAAGAGGCAGAATATACAACTAAAGCAGGCCAACAGCCTGTTGATGCTCTTACCATCATGAATAATGTTTTACCCT
Above is a window of Falco biarmicus isolate bFalBia1 chromosome 11, bFalBia1.pri, whole genome shotgun sequence DNA encoding:
- the MMACHC gene encoding cyanocobalamin reductase / alkylcobalamin dealkylase; the protein is MERRVAERLRGALGPSGFEAHAFKVGWYNAVLQPAFHLPYPDDTLAFVVLSTPSMFDKALKPFVNKERLKIIRDPVDQCVSHHLSRVKEKFPDQKVDVIFDYEILPSRKPKFLAQTAAHVAGAAFYYQRKDVKLDPWGKKKIYGVCIHPKYGGWFAIRGLLLFPDIQVPFLEQSDPVDCVSTEEKRIELLEQFNFHWQDGRYRDIIEVKERYSEEQKAYFATPPAERLRLLGLTQEAQRSTFH